From Nicotiana tabacum cultivar K326 chromosome 20, ASM71507v2, whole genome shotgun sequence, one genomic window encodes:
- the LOC107759326 gene encoding thioredoxin H4-like — protein MGANYSTTIPTTWPEANYMPTTIPQFKSSQVIAFHSSTKWKLHFDSLKDTNKLVVIDFTATWCGPCKNMEPVMNDLAAKYTDVEFVKIDVDELDKVAEEYGVQTMPTFVLIKKGEVVDKVVGADKDGLKKKIEKHRCVLI, from the exons ATGGGTGCTAACTACTCAACAACTATTCCAACAACTTGGCCTGAAGCTAACTATATGCCAACCACAATACCACAATTCAAGAGCTCTCAAGTCATTGCTTTCCATTCTTCAACAAAATGGAAGCTCCATTTTGATTCTTTGAAAGATACAAACAAACTG GTTGTTATTGACTTTACAGCTACATGGTGTGGTCCTTGCAAAAACATGGAACCAGTTATGAATGACTTAGCTGCTAAATATACGGATGTTGAGTTTGTCAAGATTGATGTTGATGAATTGGAT AAAGTAGCTGAGGAATATGGGGTTCAAACAATGCCAACATTTGTACTGATAAAGAAGGGGGAGGTTGTTGACAAAGTTGTGGGAGCAGATAAAGATGGACTAAAGAAGAAAATTGAGAAACACAGATGTGTCTTGATCTAA